The Phoenix dactylifera cultivar Barhee BC4 chromosome 17, palm_55x_up_171113_PBpolish2nd_filt_p, whole genome shotgun sequence genome contains a region encoding:
- the LOC120104330 gene encoding uncharacterized protein LOC120104330 → MIDAASGGVLVDKTLETARNLIANMAANSQQFGTRLDPPSKHVNEVNIVGNCLILTSPDGVVAEQALRFEFPASNNVAEYEALVARLKLAKELKVEDLKVFSDSQLVVNQILGDFETMEPSMQKYLQKVRNLTSTLSSFNIQHISRSENLRADQLSKLATSRMSELSKATMLEYLQTSSTEEPEPILCIETEPSWMDELISYLQDEALPDDELEARRIRRLDSRYVFYDGKLYRRSFTSSLLRCLHPSEADYAMREVHKGICGNHLGGRALAHKILRQGYYWSTLQKDATDFVRRCDRCQRNANIQHRPSAPLTSIGAPWPFAQWGIDILGPFSPATGQRKFLVISIDYFTKWVEAEPVARITEQRMRDFGLKARLDRSKGQWVEDLYNVLWAYRTTFRLPTGETPFNLAYETEAVIPLEIGLPSPRVECYNADSNSSQLRNNLDLVEEVREAVRVRMMRYQRKTAQYYNAKVKAKSFKVGDLVLRRAEASQPTEQEKVALNWKGPYRIIRVQRPGAYKLESLEGTLIPRSWNSENLRMYYQ, encoded by the exons gcctcatcctcaccagcccggacggGGTGGTTGCAGAACAAGCTTTGCGCTTCGAGTTCCCCGCCTCGAACAACGTGGCGGAATACGAGGCGCTCGTCGCCAGGCTCAAACTGGCTAAAGAGCTGAAGGTTGAAgacctgaaggtcttcagtgactcccaactgGTCGTGAACCAGATTCTGGGAGACTTCGAAACTATGGAGCCATCgatgcagaaatatctccaGAAGGTGCGAAACCTCACCTCTACTCTGAGCTCCTTCAACATTCAACATATTTCTAGGTCGGAGAACCTGAGGGCAGACCAACTGTCGAaactggcgacctcccgcatgagcgaactTTCCAAAGCAACAATGCTCGAGTATCTCCAAACGTCCAGCACAGAAGAGCCTGAGCCGATCCTCTGCATCGaaaccgagccaagctggatggacgagctcatcagTTATCTGCAAGATGAAGCTCTCCCTGACGATGAGCTCGAGGCTCGCCGAATTAGGCGTCTGGATTCCCGATACGTATTCTATGATGGTAAGCTCTACCGGAGATCCTTCACCTCTTccctcctcagatgtctccACCCGTCAGAGGCGGACTATGCTATGCGAGAGGTTCATAaaggaatttgtggaaaccatTTGGGAGGCCGAGCATTGGCCCACAAGATCCTCCGCCAGGGATACTACTGGTCCACACTTCAGAAGGATGCAACGGACTTCGTCCGAaggtgcgatcggtgccagcggaacgccaacatccagcaCCGACCCTCGGCCCCGCTGACCTCGATCGGCGCCCCCTGGCCATTCGctcagtggggaattgacatcttGGGGCCATTTTCTCCAGCGACCGGGCAGAGGAAATTTCTAGTCATCTCTATCGACTACTTTACCAAGTGGGTCGAGGCCGAGCCAGTGGCCCGGATTACTGAGCAAAGGATGCGGGACTTT ggactcaaggccaGGCTCGACCGGTCCAAGGGGCAGTGGGTTGAGGACTTATACAATGTTCTCTGGGCCTACCGGACTACATTTCGACTACCTACcggcgagacccccttcaacctggcataTGAAACAGAGGCTGTTATTCCTTTGGAGATTGGACTCCCCTCACCGAGGGTGGAGTGCTACAATGCTGACTCCAACTCCTCTCAGCTCAGAAACAATTTGGACCTCGTTGAAGAGGTGAGGGAGGCCGTCCGAGTCCGTATGATGAGATACCAACGGAAGACGGCGCAGTACTACAATGCCAAAGTCAAGGCCAAGTCTTTTAAAGTGGGCGACCTCGTCCTTAGAAGAGCTGAAGCTTCTCAGCCAACCGAGCAGGAAAAAGTAGCCCTGAATTGGAAAGGACCTTACCGAATTATACGTGTCCAGCGGCCCGGAGCATACAAGTTGGAATCCCTCGAAGGGACCCTCATCCCgcggagctggaattccgaaaACCTTCGGATGTActaccagtag